One part of the Deinococcus seoulensis genome encodes these proteins:
- a CDS encoding T6SS immunity protein Tdi1 domain-containing protein, producing MTGRGERDLPDRPHPGRWPGLQRLGCVSDLPTGRGQCFGFLPPLALGGDLDLDHVQKVGLQGHLHFLGELV from the coding sequence GTGACCGGCAGGGGAGAGCGTGATCTACCGGATCGACCACACCCTGGACGCTGGCCGGGCCTACAACGACTCGGATGCGTCTCCGATCTACCCACTGGACGGGGGCAGTGCTTCGGTTTCCTGCCGCCACTGGCCCTGGGAGGCGACCTCGATCTGGATCACGTCCAGAAGGTGGGATTGCAGGGGCACCTGCACTTCCTGGGTGAACTGGTCTGA
- a CDS encoding SMI1/KNR4 family protein, protein MGNDLITPVRAAFPDYRALFTRLADDLSRTPLFVVERFSLGEPLSPADIQALERETGYELTDDLRAFYAQMNGLNLKWFLDPAISDADREAFFLEFPDMDVENSSDDYASAAIRILPLHDVLTRDWGKDVYYEPDMGFHGQPLSVTDFHASMRPFDLFSEYRTCILAFREKRNPAVFLLDDHHAVWDDSRGTDVRSYLDFLLATRGQSDARKRWLSEYGGYDQRVRFSR, encoded by the coding sequence ATGGGCAACGATCTGATCACACCCGTCCGCGCCGCATTCCCGGACTACCGCGCCCTGTTCACGCGACTGGCCGACGACCTGAGCCGCACTCCACTGTTCGTGGTCGAGCGGTTCTCCCTGGGTGAGCCGCTGAGTCCGGCGGACATTCAGGCCCTGGAAAGAGAAACCGGGTACGAGTTGACCGACGATCTGCGGGCGTTCTACGCGCAGATGAACGGCCTGAACCTGAAATGGTTCCTCGATCCGGCGATCAGTGACGCTGACCGCGAGGCGTTCTTCCTCGAATTCCCCGACATGGACGTCGAGAACAGCAGTGACGATTATGCCTCCGCTGCTATCCGCATCCTGCCCCTGCACGACGTCCTCACCCGCGACTGGGGAAAGGACGTGTACTACGAGCCGGACATGGGCTTTCACGGGCAGCCCCTCAGCGTGACGGACTTCCACGCGAGCATGCGGCCCTTCGATCTGTTCAGCGAGTACCGCACCTGCATCCTGGCGTTCCGGGAGAAGCGCAATCCGGCAGTGTTCCTGCTGGACGACCACCACGCCGTCTGGGACGACTCCAGAGGCACGGACGTCCGCTCGTACCTCGACTTCCTGCTTGCCACGAGAGGGCAGTCCGACGCCCGGAAACGCTGGCTGTCCGAGTACGGCGGCTACGACCAGCGGGTGCGGTTCAGCCGGTGA